The sequence ACGACTGACCCAGCCCCACCTTGAAGCCACGGCCTAAACCACCACTGAGCCCAATTCGCCCCTGGCAAACCTGGCGTGAACCCATCGACTAGCCCCAAACCCTGTTTACAAAAGCAACCCTTTTGGTTGGTTGGGGCAGTGAGCCGGGAATAATCGAGGGTGACAGCGTATCCTTAGACGGTAGAGACAATTAGGTGTGGTGAGTCGGTCTAGCACGATGGTCAAACAAATCCTGGTGATTGACGACGAAGACGATATTCGTGAAATTGCTAAGGTCAGTCTCCAGATCTCGAAGCAGTGGCAAGTGCTGACGGCCTGTTCTGGGCAAGAAGGGGTGGCGATCGCCACCGCATACCAGCCCGATGCCATTTTACTAGACGTCATCATGCCCGACGTAGATGGCCTGACCACCCTTGACACCCTCAAAAAAACCCCGGCGACTCAGCGCATTCCGGTGATCATGTTGACGGCAACGGGCGGTATTGTCTCTGATCAACAATACGCTGAGCTCGGGGCCCAGGCCATCATGGCCAAACCCTTTGACCCCGGCCTACTAGGGGATCAAATTGCCGCAGCTCTGCACTGGGATAGCGACTAGCGCTAACGCTTGCCAACCCCAGCATCAGTCGCGCCCCCGAGCCTACGCCATATCGCCATAACGGAAACCCATTTGAGAGCAGTTACGGGCTAGTGGATTTCCGCTCCACGCCTTCGCGAGGGCAGGCTCTACACAGGAATGACGGCTTTGGCCTAACCTGATTGGCTTTAGCTATAGTAGACATTTCACCGGTTTTGTCCATCAATCAACATTTTGATTAACCCCCAAATCTGGCAACCCTCCACAGAGATGTCACATTTGAGCTTTACGCTTTAGGCACAGGAGTTCATTTAGCCATCAAACACAGTCGGTTAGGATTTTAGCAGCAAGGTCTATCTGCGTTGTTCATCCACCGTTGCCAGGAGAGCTAAGCTTAGAGAAACTTGTCATACCGCTGATATTAGCCTCACCCTAACCCAGATGAACTCAAGCGCAGAGAGCAACTACAGTGGCAACATTCTGATCGTAGATGATTCCCCTGACAATCTACGAGTTTTATCTACTAGCCTGACTAATATAGGCTATAAGGTTCGCTGTGTTACCAATGGCGAAATGGCTCTGCTCAGCATTAACTCTTGTCCGCCAGATCTTATTTTGCTCGACATTTGCATGCCTGTTTTAGATGGGTATGCCGTCTGCCAAAAAATCAAAGCCAACCCCAGCACAAAAGATATTCCTATTATCTTCTTAAGTGCGCTTGACAATGTAGTAGACAAAGTTAAGGCCTTTCAAATGGGGGGTGCTGACTACGTCACCAAGCCTTTTCATACGGAGGAAATATTAGCGCGAATTGCCAACCAGCTCACTATCCAACGGTTACAACATCAGCTGGCAACGCAAAACCAAAAGTTGAAACAGGAAATTGAGGCCCACAAAAAGACTGAATCAGCCTTACAGGATGCTAAAGAGGC is a genomic window of Nodosilinea sp. E11 containing:
- a CDS encoding response regulator encodes the protein MVKQILVIDDEDDIREIAKVSLQISKQWQVLTACSGQEGVAIATAYQPDAILLDVIMPDVDGLTTLDTLKKTPATQRIPVIMLTATGGIVSDQQYAELGAQAIMAKPFDPGLLGDQIAAALHWDSD